A DNA window from Argiope bruennichi chromosome X2, qqArgBrue1.1, whole genome shotgun sequence contains the following coding sequences:
- the LOC129959814 gene encoding uncharacterized protein LOC129959814: MTTAYHPQTNGLTERFNKTLAYMLSMYVDVEQKNWDQILSFVTFAYSTTKHDTTGFTPFYLIHGRELETPLDTMLPLCSKEFSQEDDYVSHLINKAEESRQLARARTLEAQQKDRRRYDSKHRIVAYEPGDWVGNFIPVRKIGLFEKLLKRYTGPYQILRWLFDVTYEVADFDPNSRRRKSKEVVHILRMKPYHDPEEQDDQHSYESMEVPERDISQRVTPREDATTYTGLVTRSRTRATKLNVITSRRCSSKEGEMPH, translated from the coding sequence ATGACTACAGCCTATCATCCGCAAACAAATGGCCTCACTGAGCGATTCAACAAAACGCTAGCATACATGCTTTCTATGTATGTTGATGTCGAACAGAAGAACTGGGACCAGATATTGTCATTCGTCACATTCGCCTACAGCACCACCAAGCACGACACAACAGGTTTTACGCCCTTCTACCTAATACATGGGCGAGAACTTGAAACGCCGTTGGATACGATGCTTCCCCTCTGCTCCAAAGAGTTCAGCCAAGAAGACGATTATGTTAGTCATCTGATCAATAAAGCAGAAGAATCGAGGCAATTAGCTCGTGCACGAACTCTCGAGGCTCAGCAGAAAGATCGCCGGCGTTATGACTCCAAACATCGGATAGTGGCATACGAACCAGGGGATTGGGTGGGGAATTTTATACCAGTTCGTAAAATAGGGCTTTTCGAGAAGCTCCTGAAGAGGTACACCGgcccttatcaaattttgaggtgGTTGTTCGACGTCACCTATGAAGTAGCCGATTTCGATCCTAATTCTAGAAGGCGGAAATCGAAGGAAGTTGTCCACATTTTACGCATGAAGCCATACCATGACCCAGAAGAACAAGACGACCAACATTCTTATGAAAGTATGGAGGTTCCGGAAAGAGACATTTCTCAAAGGGTTACTCCCCGTGAAGACGCAACAACTTATACTGGCCTTGTGACTCGATCAAGAACTAGAGCcacaaaattaaatgtcataacaTCGAGACGCTGTTCTTCTAAGGAGGGAGAAATGCCGCATTGA